The sequence GAAGCCCGAGTTGATGCAATTCGAAATAGGAATATCGACCAGTCTGTATTTACCGCCGAACGGAACTGCCGGTTTGGCGCGAAGTTTGGTAAGGGGATATAACCGTGTTCCCTTGCCGCCGCTCAGAATAAGACATACCACATCTGCCACTTCAACTTTCCTCCATGTCTATTGTAAATGATAACGATAATCAAGTCAATAAAGGCGTATGAATATATTGTCACGGGGCCGGAATAGTGGTACATTAAAGTGCCAGTCGCAAGAAAAGCCGGAGACCGCGGACGTTATGCTCGAAAAGATCATTGAGGAATTAAAAAATGACAGACAATTCTCATCCAATGTCGCCCACTGGGAAACGATACGTCCGCGTTCCGGGAAATTTTCCCCGATTCCGGATCGCATCGACCCGCGTATCAGAGAATCGCTTGAAAGGCACGGTATCACCCGGTTGTATACCCACCAGGCGGATTGTTACCGTGAGGTGAAAAACGGTTCGAATGTCGTTGTCGTCACACCGACGGCGAGCGGAAAGACACTCTGCTACAACCTTCCCGTTCTCCAGACCCTTCTCGAATCGCCCGAATCCAGGGCGCTGTATCTCTTCCCGACAAAGGCGCTTTCGCAGGATCAGCAGTCGGAATTGAACGATATGGTGGGAAACGGCGTCATTCCGGTACGTGTCTTCACCTACGACGGCGATACCCCCTCCTCGATACGGATTTCGGCGCGGGAGGAGGGAAGAATCGTCATCACCAATCCCGATATGCTGCATACGGGAATCCTCCCCAATCATCCGAAATGGATCAAGTTCCTCAGATCGATACGGTTTATCGTGATCGATGAAATTCATATCTATCGCGGGGTATTCGGCAGCCACGTCACCAATGTGATACGAAGGCTGAAACGGATTTTATCGTTTTACGGTTCGCACCCTCGCTTTATCTGCTGTTCGGCAACGATCGGGAATCCCCGCCAGCTCGCCGAGAAAATCATCGAGGAACAGGCCGTCCTCGTCGACGATAACGGCTCTCCCTCGGGGGAACGCCACTTCGTCATCTACAACCCCCCGCTCGTCGATCCCGTTCAGGGAATCCGGCGGGGGGTGGTCCTCGAGTCGCAGCGTATCGCCTCGAAGCTTTTGAAGGCGGGGGTAAAGACGATCGTCTTCGCCCGTTCGAGGGTCAGAACGGAACTTATCGCCTCCTATATAAAGGACGCCCTTTCCAGTTATTATACCGGCGATCACGGGATACGGATCGCCTCGTACCGCGGGGGTTACCTTCCGAACGAACGGCGGATGATCGAAAGGGGACTGCGTGAGGGAACGATCAATGGCGTGGTTTCGACGAACGCGCTCGAACTCGGTATCGATATCGGGGGGCTCGACGCCTCGGTGCTGGCCGGATTTCCCGGAAGCATTGCATCTTCCTGGCAGCAGGCCGGCCGGGCGGGAAGACGGACGGCCCTTTCCCTCTCGATTCTCGTCGCCTCCGCCTCCCCGATCGACCAGTATCTGGTCAACCACCCCGCTTATTTTTTCGGCAGATCGCCAGAATCCGGCTTGATCGACCCCGACAATCTTTTCATTCTCATGGATCAACTCAAATGCGCCTTGTTTGAACTACCCTTTGATTCACAACGTTTTGTCTCGACGGATGTCGGGGAACTCCTTTCTTTTCTCGAGGAAGAAGGGGTGATCAGGGCGACCGGCGGAAAGTACTACTGGGCAAACAGGACATATCCGGCGGAAAATGTCTCGCTTCGTTCATCGACACAGGGGAACGTGGTGATAATCGATGAGACCGGCGGGAAAAACATCGTAATCGGTGAAATGGACGTGCCGTCGGCAAAGATGCTGATTCACGATCACGCGGTGTACATCCACCTCGGAAATCAGTATATGGTCGTCAAACTCGATCTGGAAAACCTCAAATGCTATGTCGAGGAATCGAAGGTCAATTATTACACGGATTCGATCGTCAAGACCGATATCAAGGTCCTCCATTGTGACAGGGAGGAGGATCGATACAATATCAGGTTCGTTATCGGGGATATACTGGTCCGGACACAGGTAACGAAATTCAAAAAACTGAAGTTCAAAACCCACGAGAATATCGGCTACGGCGAGATAAATCTGGCAGCGGAAGAAATGCACACGCGAAGCGTGGTCCTGCTTTTTTCCTTCCCGAACGGGAAGGCCAGCCGGTTCACTCGCCTCGATGAAGGGCATAAGGCAAAAGTCATGCAGCGGCTCGGTTATCTTGTGAAACATGTGGCGCCCGTGTTTCTGCTTTGCGATCCGTCCGATATCGGTATTGCCGAACGCGTCCGCGATCCCTTTTTCAACACCCCGGCACTCTATGTGTATGACATGTACGCGGGCGGGACCGGTCTTTCCGAAGGGTTTCTCCTCAATGCGGGAAAAATCCTGACCGGAACACGGGAACTCATGACCTCATGCGGATGCGCCCGCGGCTGCCCTTCCTGTATAGGACCGGTAGAGGGAGATGAACAGGAGGACGATCTGAAAACCCTCGTCGCCTCGCTTATGGATGATGTAGGGACGCCGTCCGATGAATGATCCGATATCGTCATTGAGGGAGAAGCTCCGCTTTATCGAATCCGGAAGGGTGCGTCCTGGGGAAAAAAAGCAAATCGGACAAAAAAAGCCGGTCATATCCCTGCCCCCGGAATGGAAGAAGGAGGGTGAGTTTGTCTATCAGGCGGTTACGCGCAAAAAGAATCCGTTTCATTTTTCCGATCTGTCGTCATTTGATTTCATACCGGCGGGAACAAGGCCGGAAGACCTCCTTTTCTTCGATGTCGAGACGACCGGGCTGTCGGGCGGCGCCGGCAATATCTTTTTTCTGATCGGACTCGGCAGGGTGGAAGGTGAGGAGTTCGTCATACGGCAGATATTTCTCTCCGATTTTCCCGGCGAACCCGAATACCTCGGGGCGGTCGCACGCCTCCTTCCGCCCGAATGTCTTTACGTTTCGTACAACGGCAAAGGGTTCGATTCGCACCTCATACGGAGCAGGTATCTTTTTCACGGGATGACTGTTGCGATCGAACGGCAGCTCGATCTTCTCTATCTTTCGAGGAGATTCTGGAAACGCCGTATCGGAAGCTGTTCTCTCTGCGATATGGAAGAAAAGGTGCTTTTATTCAGTCGGATAAACGATGTCGGCGGTTACGAGATACCCGATATATATTTCGATTTTCTCTCGACGGGAGAGACTGAAGGAATCAACCGTATTTTTTCGCACAATCTCCAGGACATTCATTCACTGGCGCTTCTCCTGAATCGTATCCTTTCCGTTTCATCCGGCTCGAATGCAGTCGATCCGGATACGATCGATATGGGCGCGTTGGGGGAATTCCTCCTTCTGAACGACAACCCCGAGGGGATTGCGGTGCTCAGACGGGCGTTTACAGCAGGCGATCGCAGGGCGGGAAAAACACTCAGTCTCTACCTGAAAAGGAAATGTCTGTGGGAGGAGGCGGCGGCGATCTGGCGCGTCATGGCGGAAGCTGAAAAAAGCCTTTTTGCCGCCATCGAGCTTGCCAAGTTATACGAACATCGAAAGAGGGACTACGATGAGGCCCTTTTCTGGGTCGATTTCGCGTTCGCCCTGAATCCGCCCTTCGGCCTGGAGACTCGAGGCGGTCTGATCAAGCGGAAAAAACGCATCGAAGAGAAAAAACGAAAACGGCAGTAATGTCACCGGCTCCGGTGCCTCCGACGTATCTTTTTCAGATAAACCCGAAAAGCGGCCATATGACATGCAGGACGAGGTCCGCGCTGAAATGGGAGACAATCGATGATTCAAGGCCGTATGTCCAGTAGAACCAGCCGCACACGACACCGATGATCCCGTTGAGGACGATCGCGCGGGTAATGACGAGCGCATTCAACGGCAATCCCGCCGCCGCCGTGGCGGGGAGATGCCCCAGACCAAATAAAACGGCGGCAAGGATGTTCGCGATCCAGAGTGCCGCCATACCGGGACGGCCTTCGTGGGTATGGTCGATAAATCGGATAATCCATGCAAAAAAGGAAAGCAAAAAAAGACGAAGCAGGATTTCCTCCGTAATCCCGCCGTAAAACGAGGCGAGGAATCCGGCCCATACGGGGGGCGAGGCAAGCGGGGAGGAGGGATCCTTGATTCCCGTTTGTGTAAGGAGCGGCGCAAGGTGCGGCGTGAAGACAACGGCGTCGATAAAGAGGAGTAAGATCGCCGATACGATGCCGGCAATAACGGCGGGAAGGATGAATCGACGGAGAATATCGTAATCGGCTTTTCCCGTGAGAATACTTTCCATAAAGGGGAGTCCCATACCTATCCGGCCCGCGATCAGGAGACCGACGGCCGCAAGTATCCCGTACAGTATCGTGTTTCCGAGCCACTGGAGCGGTATGAGTGCGATTAACGGTAACGGAAGACGTTCCTGCGAAGACGTTTCCGTTTGCAGCGAGAGGGAATAAGGGGTTACCATTATATTAGTGATAAAGATCGCGATAACGAGGATAAGTAAAAGCTTCCAGTTATAAGGCTTTCGATTTCCTTGATTCGGGCTGTTGTCTTCCATAACCACCTCCCTGCCTGTTATTATGCTCGAGTGATGACGATATCATATCAATTGCCGTGTTTTTATTCAATGCTATCGAAATCGATGAGGGTATTATATTGTGATATGGCAATGATGAAAAAAGGCCGGCAGCCTGCCGTATAATCGGAAAAAGCGGGGAATGCCTTGGCCGGAAACATTCCCGTAAAGCGGCCGGTTTTCTCCTTTATTTATACTTGATTGATACGAACGCGTGGTATATGCTTTATAACGTCGATGAGGAGAAGGAGAGTGTCATGAACATAAAGACGATAACGCCTGTTTTTCTGATATTGCTTTCATTGCTTGCATTCTGCTGCGGTGTCTCGGGTCCGGCCGGGATATATATCAGCCACCTCGATAACGTGATGACGCTTTTTGAAAAGAATCCGGAGGATGCGGTTGCGGCGGGAGATGCGGTCTACCGGTATGTGGAAGAGAACAAAAAATCGATCGAAGAGGCGATAGCGGCGCTCCGGAAGCTTGATACGCAGGAGACGGCGGCGGTGGCGGCACCGGTGATAAAGAAGATAAACGAAGTCATCAATTATATAAAACAGGCTTCTTCCGAAACGTATCCCCTGGGTAACAGTCAAAAGCTGATAAATGCCCTGCTTGCATTGAAAGTAATCTGAATAAAGCGAACGCGGGAGCTGCAGTCTCGTAACAAACGTGTCGTCGGGCGACACGCGGGGCCGTTATACGGCGACCGGTTTCCGATCGCCGTCGATGAGGTGACGCCGCCGGATATAACTGCCGGACTCCCGTATGTTCCCCGGCTTGCCGCAACTATCGATTTCAAGTATCATAGATAAATAAAAAAAATATAAAAGAGGTGATTGTCATGGAACGTGGAAAAGATACACTGTTCTGGTATATTATGATCAAAGCCGTTTTTTCAGGTGTTTTTGTGCTTTTCCTCGGCTGCACGTGCAGTTCATAGAACAACCTGATTATCGATCATGTCAATAAGAAATATCCGGGCGCCCGCATACTCGAAATAGAAGAGGAGAACAGCGGTTTCGAAGTGGAGTTTCTCTATGAAGGCCGCCAGCATGAAGCGGATTACGATCGGGAAGGAAACTGGATGGCGACTGAGACGGAAATCTCCTATACCGAACTGCCCGAAAGCATTATCGAACATATACAGGAAGCGTATCACGAGTGGGAAATCGACGATGTCGAGATCGTCAAAAAAAGCGGGGCCAAAAAATACTATGAAATAGAACTGGTGCAAGACGAAAAGGAAATGATTCTGTTCTATACGATGAAAGGGGTTCTGGAAAAAACGGAAACGATCGTAAGAACGGTAACGGTTGTCCGGTCCGATTCGATTCCGGAGGATGTGTACCGCGAAGAAGACTCGGCGCACGCCGGCTACGCCTTGACCCGTCCTGATGTGACCATGGAGATGCCGGTCGAACTGCTCGAGATATCCGGTGTGGAAATTATCGATGACGCTACAATCGCCTGCGTCCAGGATGAAAAAGGCATCGTCTATCTGTATGATACGATCGAGAAACGTATTTCACGGACGATCCATTTCGGAAATATCGGGGATTATGAA comes from Spirochaetales bacterium and encodes:
- a CDS encoding DEAD/DEAH box helicase; the protein is MLEKIIEELKNDRQFSSNVAHWETIRPRSGKFSPIPDRIDPRIRESLERHGITRLYTHQADCYREVKNGSNVVVVTPTASGKTLCYNLPVLQTLLESPESRALYLFPTKALSQDQQSELNDMVGNGVIPVRVFTYDGDTPSSIRISAREEGRIVITNPDMLHTGILPNHPKWIKFLRSIRFIVIDEIHIYRGVFGSHVTNVIRRLKRILSFYGSHPRFICCSATIGNPRQLAEKIIEEQAVLVDDNGSPSGERHFVIYNPPLVDPVQGIRRGVVLESQRIASKLLKAGVKTIVFARSRVRTELIASYIKDALSSYYTGDHGIRIASYRGGYLPNERRMIERGLREGTINGVVSTNALELGIDIGGLDASVLAGFPGSIASSWQQAGRAGRRTALSLSILVASASPIDQYLVNHPAYFFGRSPESGLIDPDNLFILMDQLKCALFELPFDSQRFVSTDVGELLSFLEEEGVIRATGGKYYWANRTYPAENVSLRSSTQGNVVIIDETGGKNIVIGEMDVPSAKMLIHDHAVYIHLGNQYMVVKLDLENLKCYVEESKVNYYTDSIVKTDIKVLHCDREEDRYNIRFVIGDILVRTQVTKFKKLKFKTHENIGYGEINLAAEEMHTRSVVLLFSFPNGKASRFTRLDEGHKAKVMQRLGYLVKHVAPVFLLCDPSDIGIAERVRDPFFNTPALYVYDMYAGGTGLSEGFLLNAGKILTGTRELMTSCGCARGCPSCIGPVEGDEQEDDLKTLVASLMDDVGTPSDE
- a CDS encoding ribonuclease H-like domain-containing protein; protein product: MNDPISSLREKLRFIESGRVRPGEKKQIGQKKPVISLPPEWKKEGEFVYQAVTRKKNPFHFSDLSSFDFIPAGTRPEDLLFFDVETTGLSGGAGNIFFLIGLGRVEGEEFVIRQIFLSDFPGEPEYLGAVARLLPPECLYVSYNGKGFDSHLIRSRYLFHGMTVAIERQLDLLYLSRRFWKRRIGSCSLCDMEEKVLLFSRINDVGGYEIPDIYFDFLSTGETEGINRIFSHNLQDIHSLALLLNRILSVSSGSNAVDPDTIDMGALGEFLLLNDNPEGIAVLRRAFTAGDRRAGKTLSLYLKRKCLWEEAAAIWRVMAEAEKSLFAAIELAKLYEHRKRDYDEALFWVDFAFALNPPFGLETRGGLIKRKKRIEEKKRKRQ
- a CDS encoding CPBP family intramembrane metalloprotease; translated protein: MEDNSPNQGNRKPYNWKLLLILVIAIFITNIMVTPYSLSLQTETSSQERLPLPLIALIPLQWLGNTILYGILAAVGLLIAGRIGMGLPFMESILTGKADYDILRRFILPAVIAGIVSAILLLFIDAVVFTPHLAPLLTQTGIKDPSSPLASPPVWAGFLASFYGGITEEILLRLFLLSFFAWIIRFIDHTHEGRPGMAALWIANILAAVLFGLGHLPATAAAGLPLNALVITRAIVLNGIIGVVCGWFYWTYGLESSIVSHFSADLVLHVIWPLFGFI